The sequence tctgtctctctctgtctctcttccgctctctctttctctctcccactTGAACTCAAatctaaagaaagaaagaagccaAACACCCTCTTTTGCCATTGTTTGTTCCCACATATATTATCCTCTGTTCCTATTTGTGCATGAACATTACTAAACAGTTGTTTATTCTTGCTGCTTTTACGTAACGAAAATGGCATCACCTTCTGAACTAAGCCTGGACTGCAAGCCCCATAGCTACTCTACGCTACTCAAATCTTTTGGAGACCAGAATGACCAGACCCAGAAGCTCGAAGACTTCCTTTCTCGTCTTGAGGAAGAACGCCTCAAGATCGATGCTTTCAAGCGAGAGCTCCCCCTTTGCATGCAACTCCTTACCAATggtaccatatatatatatatatatatacctgatCATGCACATAATATAATAGCAAGCTTATAAAAGCTTATTCAAGATCTTATgcaatgataaatttttttctcgatGGTTATATATATGTAGATATGCATAGAATCATGCATATATAGATATGaagatattatatattttactatcTACTAATGGTGGATATTCATTGATGTCTCAGCTTccatccttttttctttatcttttttcatttatagaAGTGAGGGATATAGCTTTCTTTGTGAATAACTTTGATTTTCGAGCTCATCTCTCTTTAACTCCAAAGCAGCCAATCaatcaacacattttctaaagAAGTAAAGCCAGCATAACATTAATTCTAAACTcagtaaaagaagaagaagaatggaaagtGACCCTCTTAGTTTTccaaacatttttaaaaaattaaaaggatcCATAGCATCAATATGAAACTCTAGCGAGATTTTAAAcgataatttttttcattgtctAATGacataattacaatttttttttcagctgTGGAGGCTTATAGGCAGCAGCTACAGGCATATAGAGCGAACCTAGGTCCAAGGCCAGTGCTTGAAGAATTCATACCCCTCAAACACTCAACATCTGAAATCTCAGAGAAATCACCAAACAATTCTGATAAGGCAAGTTGGATGGAAACTGCTCAATTATGGAGCCAAGCAAGTGATGGAACCAAACCACAATCCACAATTATATCCCCTAAAGAACCTGATATTGGATTCAATGTTAGTCCAAAACTAGCTTTAGATACCAAGCAGAGAAATGGAGGAGCCTTCCATCCATTCTCAAAAGAAAGGAACCCTTGCCCGAGTCCAACTTTACGGGCTCTTCCTGATCTAGCTCTTGCCTCCTCTGAAAAAGAGATGGAGGATAAGAAGTGCTTGGACACTGAGAATGGAATTTCTTGTCCTAGAAGAGAGAATATTAATGGTAAGGTTAGCAATGGAGGGGTGGTGGTTGAGCAAGGAAAAGGAGCTGGTAATTCATCAGAGGGGCAAACAAATGGTGCAAACA is a genomic window of Quercus lobata isolate SW786 chromosome 2, ValleyOak3.0 Primary Assembly, whole genome shotgun sequence containing:
- the LOC115976997 gene encoding myb family transcription factor EFM; translation: MASPSELSLDCKPHSYSTLLKSFGDQNDQTQKLEDFLSRLEEERLKIDAFKRELPLCMQLLTNAVEAYRQQLQAYRANLGPRPVLEEFIPLKHSTSEISEKSPNNSDKASWMETAQLWSQASDGTKPQSTIISPKEPDIGFNVSPKLALDTKQRNGGAFHPFSKERNPCPSPTLRALPDLALASSEKEMEDKKCLDTENGISCPRRENINGKVSNGGVVVEQGKGAGNSSEGQTNGANNSSNTNQTHRKARRCWSPDLHRRFVNALQMLGGSQVATPKQIRELMKVDGLTNDEVKSHLQKYRLHTRRPSPSPQAAGAPTPQLVVLGGIWVPPEYATAAAAHSGASALYGAHPGSHAPPHYCASPVPQDYYGAPPPPPPTHHQLHHHNLHHQLHVYKTTSQAHSSPESDIRGTGDRSESIEDGKSDSSSWKGESGENNGMRERKGLVALREDGEESNGSGITLKF